A segment of the Dermacentor andersoni chromosome 5, qqDerAnde1_hic_scaffold, whole genome shotgun sequence genome:
actttcctcctatagacccatagcgcttactaactgtgactacaaaatactgatgaaggtgctggcacggcgtatgcagtcagtcattaaggaagtagtcggcccacaccaaacgtgtggcattcgcggaagaacaatcttcactaacattcacaagttgaagtgtgtgctggagtgttgtgatgccatgtgtgatgcagtagcgatcctccagcttgacttggagaaagcgtttgattgcgtttctcacgagatattgctcaccatccttgaacatgttaattttggccacataatcactgagggggtgaccatggcgtaccggagttgctatacgagacttataattaatcaaaggctgggggcccccattaacgtgaagcgctccgttcgccagggttgtccactcagcccactcctgttttgtgtttacatagaaacgctatgtcaggccatcattgaaaatgaatacattaagggattttgcctccaagcagcagaggtgaagttattggcatatgctgacgatgtggccgtatgttgtaaagatacgcaaagtgtattgaacgctgtgagtatcgtcagactgtttggtaatgccactaatagcttcgtgaactggcagaaatgtttggggttttggcacgggggATGGGCGTCCAccccagaccacttttcgaacgtcacctgggtcacgacgccagttaagtaccttggcgcaccccttgatgcctacaaggacagtagcgagtactggaaggagcggacaaaagaaataaaagaaaaagccgaccgatggaacgccggtcacctgtcaatgttcgcgaaagcaacagcgtgcaacatgtttctcgtaacaaagatctggtacgtaatgcaggtcctacagtgctctcggattaatgtgcagaaactgcaccgcgtgttcgctgttttcgtgtgggcatcgagctgggagcgatgtagccgagataatctctttcggcgcgtgaaggatggtggtctggggttggcgcacctcttcttgcgtcaactagtaaacaggttcttcttttttcgagacacaaatgaccCATTTCTACGCACCGCTATCCAAATGAGgttgtcaagatcacttcccgaattcgttgtaggcaccgaaataatgccaggaccagttcgtggtttctttagggaaataattcagagtgtttcctttttgcgtgttcgtttttctagtgcatatttgtggagtgtaaaacggaaaacgttatatcgtgatttatgtgacagtgtattgctggtacccatgtacagagccctgtacagtggaggcccaggcctagatgtattgaaaagggtgaagaagatgccagttcaaccagccactaaatcgttcttctttaaattacacaccggtactctacctgttaaaatctttcttgaacaacgtgggttctacatgccatggggaacccactgccttatatgtaaaaaagcagaaagcatagatcatgtcttcatccactgttgggaaggggtctttttctgggacgtgttacaaaggactctaaaaaaagagctacctatagatccccacggaatcaggtttctgccagtatatgacgacgaaggtttcccgtacgacgtcatcatgcttacgggcctccactgtttatggcgcgcaagaatggcgggctaccattgtgacccggatgcccgaccagcgcgtgtatacttccgggaatgcatgcaacggtatgtggaagtgcagaagttgcaacagcctgttcctgagtggctgtcgagggttgaaccccttacagcactaaaggaattttaatccgacaacgtcgtgccacagtagcggacggcaacgaatgtaaatattactgttctttgttccgtttgtgtattcattcgtttttgcttctttggtctttgtttatatcatttaaggaatgtgtgttgtggtgacatgtcgaggattggcaataaagaaaaaaaaaaaaaaagggggtgtagctcagatggtagagcgctcgcttagcatgcgagaggtactgggatcgatacccagcacctccactttttttctttttgcatttcgtgGCACAAGATTGAATAGGCGCCGTACGCGAGGGAAGGTAGCTGCTACAGGGGAACCGGTATTCTGTCCCTGCAGTGGCGCTTGCTTTCCGGCAGGATCCGCGTGTCATTACTCTTTGGAAGGTGTGTCTAGGTTTGGCACCGccgtcgggggtgtagctcagatggtagagcgctcgcttagcatgcgagaggtactgggatcgatacccagcacctccactttttttctttttgcatttcgtgGCACAAGATTGAATAGACGCCGTACGCGAGGGAAGGTAGCTGCTACAGGGGAACCGGTATTCTGTCCCTGCAGTGCGCTTGCTTTCCGGCAGGATCCGCGTGTCATTACTCTTTGGAAGGTGTGTCTAGGCTTGGCACCGccgtcgggggtgtagctcagatggtagagcgctcgcttagcatgcgagaggtactgggatcgatacccagcacctccactttttcttttttttttctttttgcatttcgtgGCACAAGATTGAACAGACGCCGTACGCGAGGGAAGGTAGCTGCTACAGGGGAACCGGTATTCTGTCCCTGCAGTGCGCTTGCTTTCCGGCAGGATCCGCGTGTCATTACTCTTTGGAAGGTGTGTCTAGGCTTGGCACCGccgtcgggggtgtagctcagatggtagagcgctcgcttagcatgcgagaggtactgggatcgatacccagcacctccactttttccgtgtttttttctttttgaatttcgtggCACAAGATTGAATAGGCGCCGTACGCGAGGGAAGGTAGCTGCTACAGGGGAACCGGTATTCTGTCCCTGCAGTGGCGCTTGCTTTCCGGCAGGATCCGCGTGTCATTACTCTTTGGAAGGTGTGTCTAGGTTTGGCACCGccgtcgggggtgtagctcagatggtagagcgctcgcttagcatgcgagaggtactgggatcgatacccagcacctccactttttttctttttgcatttcgtgGCACAAGATTGAATAGACGCCGTACGCGAGGGAAGGTAGCTGCTACAGGGGAACCGGTATTCTGTCCCTGCAGTGCGCTTGCTTTCCGGCAGGATCCGCGTGTCATTACTCTTTGGAAGGTGTGTCTAGGCTTGGCACCGccgtcgggggtgtagctcagatggtagagcgctcgcttagcatgcgagaggtactgggatcgatacccagcacctccactttttttctttttacatttcgTGGCACAAGATTGAACAGACGCCGTACGCGAGGGAAGGTAGCTGCTACAGGGGAACCGGTATTCGGTCCCTGTAGAGGCGCTCGCTTTCTGGCAGCATAAGTTTAACTTTAGTTAGAATGTACGCTGAGTTTTTATTAACTTGTTGGCCTCTTCGTGACCTGTAGTATCAAATGCTCTTCTTATACACACATGCGCCTGCAATGAGACATGGGCGCAATTTTCCCCAACAATCTCTCGTGGTCCTATGTGAATTCCAAGCCTCTAGCTCTGATAAAATGCGCCATGAGTGGACGATTTAAGGTTTTGTCAGCAGATGTGAAAACGGAACTGCTCTAAAGGAGGGCGGCTGACTCACTAGCGCCAATATTTTCTTGTTTGGCGTTGTTCCACACCTAAAGGCGGGTTTTATACCACTGTGAATTGTCGCCGATTGTTAAAAACTACTGCCAATCTCTCTAGTGTTACCACACTAGTTGCTGATACGTTTTTAGCTATAGCGTAAATATTGTACCAGGTAAGTTTTTATCTGCGCGTTATATCGCGTGCGTTTGTAAGCGTTAAATATTGTACCGTTTGTAGTACGTATACCTGGTGCCGTCTCTGAAACACGAGGCTTTCGTAAAGCTGTTTTGACAGGTTTCGGTTGTTAATGTTCAGTCTATTTTGCAGGGAAAATGATGAAGTTTATTTGAATTGCGTTCGTGCGTCGGGCTCCTTCGCGCAGGTCACGCAGCTCTCTTCCGAGTTCGTGGTTCTGATCGAGAGTCTGAACATCCGGACACCGCTACAAATGCAGGTTCTCATCTCCCTTAGCGCCGCCTTGCTCACCGAGTTCACACCCAACGACGCAGCCGCGACCATGCTGCTGCCCGTTGTCATTTCCTTGGTACGTAATACGAAGGATTCCGACAGAACACGGGAAGCAAATGTGTACGAAGGCGGGCCAAGTTGTTTCCCGTCCAACATTGTAACGATTGCGCTTCCTTTTTAATAACGAAGGGATCCGCTATAGCCCGTGTTCACAAGTGCTCCTCGACACCAATGCCATTGGCCCTGACGTGCTGAATAAGGCTGCTCTCGTCAGGTCGCCGAATCTAAGCCTTGGTCAGACCTTGGTCGCTTGGTCAGACCTTGGGTGGTAGACCTGGAAACGCCGAATGCTAATACGTCCTATTCTGCCCCGCAACAGTTCAGTGTGTctggttagagagagagagagtgtagTGGTGTCCACCGACTCTTCTCTATATGGTAGCGAAAATAATCTAAGCGCGAAATGGTGCGGCGAAGTTTTTACGGAAATGTACCAAATAGCGCATTTTGACAATCACGTGTGTGTTTGTTTATTTTCGTTTCCACGTTTTGTTCCAGTAGTCTGAAGCTGAGGGGTGTGCGCGTGGGTCATTGCGTTCGATGCCTGATGCCGTTAGCCCA
Coding sequences within it:
- the LOC126531164 gene encoding sodium-dependent dicarboxylate transporter SdcS-like, giving the protein MVVLAVVFFLWSTRKAVFFKGWAKWLHMSAVDDTSVAFMAVAVLFAVPMSRDNLEKRILSWSVVKHKMAWGMLLTFGGGLALGVASEVTQLSSEFVVLIESLNIRTPLQMQVLISLSAALLTEFTPNDAAATMLLPVVISLVRNTKDSDRTREANVYEGGPSCFPSNIVTIALPF